The Candidatus Neptunochlamydia vexilliferae genome segment CAAGGGATCGTCCTCATTGACCTCCAGTTTGCCAGTAACTTTGGCTTTATCGATGGAGAGCCCACCCGGATCGACACCGAACACCTCACCTTCAAGCGCTCCTGGAAAACCTCTTACCAAACACACCTAAGCGAGCAGCTCGCAGACTTCCGCGTTTGGATCGAGGAGTGTTGTCCCTCTTCTCTTCTCGCCTACTTTGACGAGAAAGTGGCCGCAATTTTCCAAGACAAATAATCCCTTTGTTGCTATAGTCAATTTCCTTGCGGGGCAGTAGCTCAGTGGTTAGAGCAGCGGACTCATAATCCGTTGGTCGAAGGTTCAAGTCCTTCCTGCCCCATTTCCTTGCAAATTAGACCATGAAACCAAAAAGAACAGATCATAGAGAAGGGAGGCTTTTTGAAATCCGCTTGTTCTTTTATCAGCTGCGCCGAAAAACTCGGTCCTTTAGGGCCGAGATGAAAGGCGCAAAATACTCATTCTATTGGTTTTTGCTGGTTTTCGATATATTGCCTGATTATTGAGATAGGAGCTCCTCCGCAACTACCAGCAAAATAACTTGGGGACCAAAAGTTATTGCCCCATAATGCCTTTTGAACTGAAGGATATCCTTTTTTTCGAATAAGCCGGGAAGAAACGCCTTTTAAAGAGTTAACTAAGTTAGAGATAGCAACCTTTGG includes the following:
- the tnpA gene encoding IS200/IS605 family transposase; the encoded protein is PKVAISNLVNSLKGVSSRLIRKKGYPSVQKALWGNNFWSPSYFAGSCGGAPISIIRQYIENQQKPIE